Proteins encoded within one genomic window of Synechococcus sp. PCC 7335:
- the galE gene encoding UDP-glucose 4-epimerase GalE: MATISTPSTTDRSKPTILVTGGAGYIGSHAVLALEETGYQTVILDSLEYGHKELAERHLKAKLIVGNTADRALLDDIFSTYNVAAVMHFAAYIAVGESVSEPAKYYRNNVCGTLNLLEAMVAAGFKRLVFSSTCAIYGPPKTVPIPEDHPQNPISPYATSKLMVEKMLLDFQSAYGLQSVCFRYFNAAGADSQGRLGEDHNPETHLIPLVLFAALGKRDSISIFGSDYETRDGTCIRDYIHVSDLADAHVKGVEYLLEAGETAFFNLGNGNGYTVKEVIETARQVTGKEIVAVPCERRPGDPPSLVGTSDRARKVLGWQPQYPDLENIIAHAWQWHQKRHGS, translated from the coding sequence ATGGCTACCATCTCTACGCCTAGTACGACCGATCGCTCAAAGCCAACTATTCTAGTCACAGGAGGGGCTGGTTATATTGGCTCTCACGCTGTTCTAGCGTTAGAGGAAACGGGCTACCAGACGGTTATTCTAGACAGCTTAGAATATGGCCATAAAGAACTCGCTGAGCGTCATCTGAAGGCTAAGCTCATCGTTGGCAATACGGCAGATAGAGCACTGCTAGACGATATTTTTAGCACTTACAACGTGGCAGCCGTAATGCACTTTGCGGCCTACATTGCGGTAGGTGAATCAGTTAGTGAGCCGGCAAAATATTATCGAAACAACGTGTGTGGCACGCTAAATCTACTTGAGGCAATGGTGGCAGCAGGCTTTAAACGCTTGGTATTTTCTTCTACGTGCGCTATCTACGGCCCGCCTAAAACGGTCCCTATACCCGAGGACCACCCACAAAATCCGATCAGCCCCTATGCCACGAGTAAGCTGATGGTAGAGAAGATGCTGCTCGACTTTCAGTCTGCCTACGGCTTGCAGTCGGTTTGCTTTCGATATTTCAATGCAGCAGGCGCTGACTCGCAAGGCCGATTAGGAGAAGATCACAATCCTGAAACACATCTAATTCCACTCGTTCTGTTTGCAGCGCTAGGTAAGCGGGATTCTATTTCTATCTTTGGTAGCGACTATGAGACTAGAGATGGCACCTGCATTCGTGACTATATCCATGTGTCTGATCTCGCAGATGCTCATGTGAAGGGAGTTGAGTATCTATTAGAAGCGGGTGAAACGGCTTTCTTTAACTTGGGTAATGGCAACGGCTATACAGTCAAAGAAGTCATTGAGACTGCCCGGCAAGTAACCGGCAAAGAGATTGTAGCGGTGCCGTGTGAGCGCCGTCCTGGTGATCCGCCCAGCCTAGTAGGGACTAGCGATCGCGCCAGGAAAGTGCTTGGCTGGCAGCCCCAGTACCCCGACCTAGAAAACATCATTGCCCATGCCTGGCAGTGGCACCAGAAACGCCATGGCAGTTAA
- the msrA gene encoding peptide-methionine (S)-S-oxide reductase MsrA, translating to MAFFGMGLGKKDVLPSEKEALPGREKAMSVVNKHYVNDNPIQGPFPEGMETAMFGLGCFWGAERKFWQAEGVYSTAVGYAAGVTPNPTYREVCSGMTGHNEVVFVVFDPKVISYDALLKLFWESHNPTQGMRQGNDRGTQYRSGIYTYSDAQLEAAKKSKEMYQEALSKSGYGEITTEILPAPEFYYAEDYHQQYLAKNPGGYCGLGGTNVSCPIGVGAVS from the coding sequence ATGGCATTTTTTGGAATGGGTCTTGGCAAGAAGGATGTCCTGCCCAGCGAGAAAGAGGCACTTCCTGGCCGTGAAAAGGCAATGTCGGTAGTCAATAAACACTACGTCAATGACAATCCAATTCAAGGACCGTTTCCTGAAGGCATGGAGACAGCGATGTTTGGGCTGGGCTGCTTTTGGGGTGCAGAGCGAAAGTTCTGGCAGGCAGAAGGTGTATATAGTACTGCTGTTGGCTATGCCGCTGGCGTCACGCCAAATCCTACCTACCGAGAAGTTTGCTCTGGTATGACAGGTCACAATGAGGTTGTCTTTGTGGTCTTTGATCCAAAGGTGATTAGCTATGACGCTCTACTGAAGCTTTTTTGGGAGAGCCATAATCCTACTCAAGGAATGCGACAGGGTAACGATAGAGGAACACAATATCGTTCTGGCATCTATACCTATTCTGACGCGCAGCTAGAGGCGGCTAAGAAGTCTAAGGAAATGTACCAGGAGGCTTTGAGCAAGTCCGGCTACGGTGAAATCACAACTGAAATTCTGCCAGCGCCTGAGTTTTATTACGCAGAAGACTATCATCAGCAGTATCTAGCGAAAAATCCAGGTGGCTACTGTGGCCTAGGGGGTACTAATGTATCTTGCCCGATTGGAGTGGGTGCAGTTTCGTAA
- a CDS encoding YqeG family HAD IIIA-type phosphatase, giving the protein MSWIELLQPDLVLEESVLGITPDLLEHKGLKGLVLDVDETIVPVGRALVDTDVLTWAKSIQQAVPLSLVSNNTGQDRIRQIAESLEVPFVASAGKPSRRKLRAAATAMDLPLAQIAMVGDRLFTDVLAGNRLGLFTILVAPMLEPNSKDPKNILRNAEFWISRQLGITLKAIP; this is encoded by the coding sequence ATGAGTTGGATTGAACTTTTGCAGCCAGACTTAGTCCTAGAAGAGTCTGTGCTAGGTATCACACCTGACCTTCTCGAGCACAAAGGGCTAAAAGGATTAGTTCTAGACGTAGACGAAACCATCGTGCCAGTGGGAAGAGCGCTAGTAGATACTGATGTGCTTACCTGGGCAAAAAGTATTCAGCAGGCAGTGCCCCTCTCATTAGTCAGTAACAACACCGGCCAAGATCGTATTCGCCAGATTGCTGAGAGCTTGGAGGTGCCTTTTGTCGCCAGTGCAGGCAAGCCTTCTCGTCGTAAGTTACGGGCAGCCGCAACCGCAATGGATTTACCGCTAGCGCAGATTGCCATGGTAGGCGATCGCCTATTTACAGATGTACTAGCAGGCAACCGTCTAGGTCTGTTCACTATTTTAGTGGCACCTATGCTTGAGCCCAATTCAAAGGATCCCAAAAACATCTTACGCAACGCAGAATTTTGGATCTCCCGGCAGCTGGGCATTACGCTAAAAGCAATTCCATAG
- the proB gene encoding glutamate 5-kinase, which translates to MPQHDGNIANSLPSQTIVVKIGTSSLTRAETGHLALATLGRLVETLCQLQRLGHRIILVSSGAVGVGCARLGITQRPKTIALKQAVAAVGQGRLVRVYDDFFTSLSQPIAQVLLTRSDLSLRSRYVNSYRTFRQLMQMGIIPIVNENDTVAVDELKFGDNDTLSALVASLVGADYLFLLTDVDQLYSADPRQDPTAQPISRVQHIDQLEAKIGAAGSSWGTGGMSTKLEAAKIAIAAGTHTVITQGQTPESLIKILQGEAIGTFFEAQPSKASARKRWIFGNTIPAGRLYLDGGAIKAIQSAGKSLLPAGIIEVEGEFTVQDAVVICDASGQEIARGLVNYSDEDLRKICGHQSTDIPSLLGYKGAETVVHRDNLVLSSL; encoded by the coding sequence ATGCCACAGCACGACGGAAACATTGCCAACTCTTTACCTTCTCAGACAATCGTTGTCAAGATTGGCACTTCTAGCCTGACTCGCGCAGAGACAGGCCACCTAGCGCTAGCAACCTTAGGCAGATTAGTAGAAACACTCTGTCAGCTCCAGCGATTAGGACACCGGATAATTTTGGTTTCTTCAGGTGCGGTTGGGGTCGGTTGCGCCCGGTTAGGTATCACTCAACGGCCAAAGACAATAGCGCTCAAGCAGGCAGTAGCAGCGGTGGGGCAAGGTCGGCTGGTACGAGTTTATGACGATTTTTTCACTTCGTTAAGTCAGCCCATCGCCCAGGTATTGCTCACCCGTAGCGATTTATCTTTGCGATCGCGCTACGTAAACAGCTACCGCACTTTCCGTCAGCTCATGCAGATGGGGATTATTCCTATCGTCAACGAAAACGATACCGTTGCTGTCGACGAACTCAAGTTTGGTGACAATGACACGCTCTCTGCTCTAGTGGCTAGTTTAGTGGGCGCTGACTATTTATTTTTGCTGACCGATGTCGATCAGCTCTATTCAGCCGATCCGCGCCAAGACCCAACCGCTCAGCCAATTAGCCGCGTTCAACATATTGATCAGCTAGAGGCTAAGATTGGCGCTGCTGGTAGCAGCTGGGGGACAGGCGGCATGTCTACCAAACTAGAAGCGGCAAAGATTGCGATCGCTGCTGGAACTCACACTGTCATTACCCAAGGTCAGACACCTGAAAGTCTGATCAAAATTTTGCAGGGTGAGGCCATTGGCACATTCTTTGAAGCGCAGCCTAGTAAAGCTTCTGCTAGAAAGCGGTGGATCTTTGGCAATACAATTCCCGCCGGACGCCTATATCTAGATGGCGGTGCGATCAAAGCAATTCAGAGCGCAGGCAAATCGCTGCTGCCAGCAGGCATTATTGAGGTAGAAGGTGAGTTTACGGTGCAAGATGCAGTTGTTATTTGTGATGCATCCGGACAGGAGATTGCAAGAGGATTGGTGAATTATAGTGATGAAGACCTAAGAAAGATTTGTGGTCACCAGTCTACAGATATTCCTAGCCTACTAGGCTACAAAGGGGCTGAAACAGTGGTCCATCGAGATAATCTAGTCCTAAGCAGCTTATAG
- a CDS encoding GNAT family N-acetyltransferase yields MTRRNSKTTELSIRSVHLRDLDAFVSDNSKEVASHDTDVQAVEDYVRQMRRWYGPMKAVALLPSPLRHLFSTFVAEANGLPQGMIQVSPFNRTLSTWKVDRILVNLSNSQAKAVEAEQTDEPKLHLSMDVGSQLLRYCFEHIREAQYWISETDVNDQFGLALYRQNGFQPLARVTYWSIQPEQLAILSERDPDIPNLLPVSNADAQLIYQLETVSIPPLVRQVLDYQIHDFKTTLPGKIKTRFVRWMHKKETVSAYVFEPQRKTAIGYFELKLCRDGMEAHSAKLTVHPAYTWLYPELMAQMAGVVQKFPNQPLRILSLDYQTEREAYLHQIGALEIDHTLMMSRSVWHKVREAKAGALEGLKMPDVLPGLQPTGSPLPGRFSWRGANLGPALDDPSGDGMAWDRFSLEKVSKLSADQRLANLDLDAIDADKEG; encoded by the coding sequence ATGACTCGCAGAAACTCCAAAACCACAGAGCTCTCTATCCGCTCCGTGCATCTGCGTGATCTAGATGCTTTTGTCAGCGACAACTCTAAAGAAGTGGCCTCTCATGATACGGATGTTCAAGCTGTAGAAGACTACGTTCGGCAGATGCGCCGTTGGTACGGTCCTATGAAGGCAGTAGCACTATTGCCTAGTCCTTTAAGGCATCTGTTTTCTACTTTCGTAGCTGAAGCGAATGGGCTGCCCCAGGGCATGATCCAAGTCTCTCCGTTCAACCGGACGCTGAGCACCTGGAAGGTTGATCGGATTTTGGTCAATCTATCTAACTCCCAGGCGAAGGCGGTTGAAGCTGAACAAACCGATGAGCCCAAACTGCACCTATCAATGGATGTAGGCTCGCAGCTATTACGCTACTGTTTTGAGCACATTCGTGAGGCACAATATTGGATTAGTGAAACTGATGTGAATGATCAGTTTGGACTAGCACTGTATCGCCAAAACGGTTTTCAGCCGTTAGCAAGAGTCACCTATTGGTCTATTCAGCCAGAACAGCTGGCTATTCTATCCGAGCGCGATCCAGATATCCCTAACTTATTGCCTGTTAGCAACGCGGACGCTCAGCTGATCTATCAGCTAGAGACCGTCTCTATTCCACCTTTGGTTCGTCAGGTTCTCGACTATCAGATTCATGACTTTAAGACGACCCTTCCTGGCAAAATCAAGACTCGATTTGTCCGCTGGATGCACAAAAAAGAAACGGTGTCCGCCTATGTCTTTGAGCCTCAGCGGAAAACAGCGATTGGTTACTTTGAGCTGAAGCTATGCCGAGATGGTATGGAAGCTCATAGTGCAAAGCTGACCGTGCATCCAGCTTATACTTGGCTTTATCCAGAATTGATGGCACAGATGGCAGGCGTGGTCCAAAAGTTTCCAAATCAACCGCTGCGAATTCTGTCTTTGGACTATCAGACTGAGCGAGAGGCGTATCTACATCAGATTGGAGCGCTAGAGATTGACCATACGCTGATGATGTCCCGCTCTGTGTGGCACAAGGTTCGCGAGGCTAAAGCGGGCGCTTTGGAAGGATTGAAGATGCCAGATGTACTACCTGGCTTGCAGCCTACGGGGTCCCCTTTACCAGGAAGGTTTTCCTGGCGAGGGGCAAACCTAGGCCCAGCGCTTGACGATCCTTCTGGCGATGGGATGGCCTGGGATCGGTTTTCTCTAGAGAAGGTGTCGAAACTATCAGCAGACCAGCGACTAGCTAATTTAGATCTTGACGCTATAGACGCTGATAAAGAAGGGTAA
- the mltG gene encoding endolytic transglycosylase MltG, with protein sequence MSGLKRLFPIVLASIAAGVASQSWLWWSWAKSPVLEAEGEAAENSFVQIQIPPGTAANQIGQDLEMAGLIKSTTAWKLLSRWKSFRDGDTGGFQAGSYVISPTQSLDEIASTIWDGDVVQISFTIPEGWRRSQMAERFEARGFTTAEEFMAATENIPYEKYPWLPEGLPHLEGFLYPDTYQIGSDIVSAQSLIDAMLSQFEAVALPIYDSQPSSYSLLDWVTLASIVEKESVVADERDQIASVFARRLEEGMTLGSDPTVEYAFDIIQTPEQPLTYAQVETPHPYNTYINPGLTPTPIASPGAASLEASLSPAPTDFLFFVARYDGTHVFSRSFDEHLRAQATIRDEFDTR encoded by the coding sequence ATGAGTGGTTTGAAACGTCTATTTCCGATTGTGTTAGCGTCCATAGCTGCAGGTGTAGCTAGTCAAAGCTGGCTTTGGTGGAGCTGGGCGAAGTCCCCAGTCTTAGAAGCAGAGGGTGAAGCCGCTGAGAATAGCTTTGTACAGATTCAAATCCCACCAGGCACGGCCGCTAATCAGATTGGCCAAGATCTAGAAATGGCGGGTTTAATCAAATCTACGACTGCTTGGAAGCTACTATCTAGGTGGAAATCCTTTCGAGATGGCGACACTGGTGGCTTTCAAGCAGGTAGCTATGTCATTTCTCCAACTCAGAGTCTAGACGAGATTGCTAGCACTATTTGGGACGGTGACGTTGTCCAGATTAGCTTTACCATCCCTGAAGGCTGGCGGCGCTCCCAAATGGCCGAACGCTTTGAGGCTAGGGGCTTTACCACAGCCGAAGAATTCATGGCAGCCACTGAGAATATTCCCTATGAAAAATATCCCTGGTTGCCAGAGGGCCTCCCGCATCTCGAGGGCTTTCTCTATCCTGATACCTACCAAATTGGCAGCGATATCGTCAGCGCCCAGAGCCTGATAGACGCTATGCTCAGTCAGTTTGAAGCTGTAGCGCTACCCATCTACGATTCCCAGCCTAGCAGCTACAGCCTTTTGGACTGGGTAACCTTAGCTAGCATCGTTGAGAAAGAGTCGGTTGTTGCAGATGAGCGCGATCAAATTGCCAGCGTCTTTGCTCGTCGCCTAGAAGAAGGGATGACGCTAGGCTCTGACCCAACCGTTGAATACGCGTTCGACATCATCCAAACGCCAGAACAGCCGCTAACCTACGCCCAGGTAGAAACGCCTCACCCCTACAATACCTACATCAATCCGGGGTTGACACCTACACCCATTGCTAGCCCAGGCGCAGCGAGCTTAGAAGCTTCTCTTAGTCCGGCGCCGACCGATTTTCTTTTCTTTGTCGCTCGCTATGATGGCACCCATGTGTTTAGCCGTAGCTTTGATGAGCATTTGCGCGCGCAAGCTACAATCCGTGATGAATTTGATACTAGATGA
- a CDS encoding DUF3727 domain-containing protein has translation MSINSNMLDEPAEYPVISLSDEEGRELACYIEKSIDVEGTEFLLLLPVNLPIEIFVWEPDDEAEGDEAAEILVDVEDEAIDELFPSARAVLAELDLILERSAHTLTAAGDLPEADEDDCFSLDIGEDDAHPVTEDFQMLATFFHKDAQYTLCTPLEPLLFFAQRNSDGSIELVEPDDFQKMRSQLEDKLFEVLD, from the coding sequence GTGTCCATCAATTCCAACATGTTAGACGAACCCGCTGAATATCCTGTTATCAGCCTCAGTGATGAGGAGGGCAGAGAACTCGCTTGCTACATAGAGAAAAGCATTGACGTAGAAGGAACAGAGTTTTTACTGCTGCTACCGGTCAATCTACCGATCGAAATCTTTGTTTGGGAACCAGATGATGAAGCAGAGGGTGACGAAGCTGCTGAGATATTAGTCGATGTCGAAGATGAGGCGATCGACGAGCTGTTTCCATCAGCACGGGCGGTACTGGCTGAGCTCGATCTAATCCTAGAACGGTCGGCACACACCTTGACGGCTGCAGGCGATTTACCAGAAGCAGATGAAGATGACTGCTTCTCTCTAGACATCGGTGAAGACGATGCCCATCCAGTGACTGAAGACTTTCAGATGCTGGCTACTTTCTTTCACAAGGATGCTCAATACACCCTGTGCACACCTCTCGAACCATTACTATTCTTTGCTCAAAGGAACAGCGATGGTTCAATCGAACTCGTTGAACCAGACGATTTCCAGAAGATGCGATCGCAGCTAGAAGACAAGCTCTTTGAGGTCTTGGACTAG
- the ruvX gene encoding Holliday junction resolvase RuvX has translation MVSALGLDLGAKRIGVAGCDRTGLIATGLTTLYKTSFESIIVPLETLIQARSVEVLVVGLPYTMDGQIGFQAKKIQKFAHRLSKVLGLPVEFVDERLTSFQAEQMLLAERRSLTNCKELIDRKAAAIILQQWLDERRLRLNSPS, from the coding sequence ATGGTTTCTGCGCTGGGACTGGATTTAGGGGCAAAACGGATCGGTGTAGCGGGATGCGATCGCACAGGTCTGATTGCCACGGGTCTCACCACCCTTTACAAAACTAGTTTTGAGAGCATCATTGTCCCGCTTGAAACACTCATCCAAGCGCGATCGGTTGAAGTTTTGGTGGTCGGACTACCTTACACTATGGATGGGCAAATAGGCTTCCAGGCCAAAAAGATTCAGAAGTTTGCTCATCGATTATCCAAAGTACTCGGGCTGCCAGTTGAGTTTGTCGATGAGAGATTGACGTCCTTCCAAGCTGAGCAAATGCTGCTAGCCGAAAGGCGATCGCTGACCAACTGCAAAGAACTAATCGACCGAAAAGCCGCTGCTATCATCCTGCAGCAGTGGTTAGACGAACGGCGTCTCCGTCTGAACTCCCCAAGCTAG